Below is a genomic region from Halorhodospira halophila.
CAGGACGAGACGCTTTACGATCCTACATGCGGATCGGGGTCGCTGCTGCTCCGAGCCGCCTACGAGGCGCCGCGCGGGATCACCATCTATGGCCAGGAAAACGACAACGCCACCTGGGCTTTGGCCAAGATGAACATGATCCTGCACGATTACCCGGACGCGGAGCTATGGCGGGACAACACGCTCTCGCGGCCTTACTTCCGGAATCCGGGCGGCGGCCTGAAGACCTTTGACTACGCCGTTGCGAACCCGCCGTTTTCGGCGAAATCGTGGACCAACGGGCTGGATCCGGAACACGATGAGTTCGGCCGCTTTGAATTCGGTGTGCCACCTGCCAAGAATGGTGACTACGCCTTCCTGCTACACCTGATCAAGTCGCTCAAGTCCACGGGTAAGGGCGCCATCATCCTGCCGCATGGGGTGCTCTTTCGAGGCCACAAAGAAGCCGACATCCGGCGCGGCCTTCTCAGGCGGGGGCTGATCAAGGGGGTTATTGGTCTTCCCCCGAACCTCTTCTACGGCACCGGCATTCCCGCCTGTATCCTGGTCATCGACAAGGAGCATGCGGCTAGCCGTGATACCGTTTTCATGGTCGATGCCAGCACTGGTTACATGAAAGACGGCAACAAGAACCGGCTCCGGTCGCGAGATATCCACAAGATCGTCGACGTGTTCAATAACGGCCATGAGCTCCCGGGCTTCTCCCGGCACGTGCCCCTCGCTGAGATCGCCTCCGAGGCGAACGACTACAACCTTAATATCCCCCGCTATATCGACAGTGGCGAAGCCGAGGATCGTCACGATCTCGACGCCCACCTCAACGGGGGGATCCCAGAGCGTGATGTGGATGAGCTCGACCCTTACTGGCGTGTGCTGCCAGGGGTACGCGCAGCCCTGTTCGCCGACGGTGATCGGCCAGGCTACGTCGAGGCGCGCGTCGCCAATAGCGAGGTTAAGACGACGGTGCAAGAGCATCCCGACTTCCGTGCCTTCGCGGATTCGGTTACGGAGGTGATTGGTGCTTGGCAGGCTGCGCACCGGTCCTCGCTAATGGCGCTTGAGGCGGGCGCGCAGCCGCGGACGGTCATCCGGGAGCTTGCCGAGGATCTATTAACGCGCTTTGCTGATGTTCCCCTCCTTGACCGCTACGCGGTTTATCAGCGGCTGCTGGACTACTGGGCAGATGTCATGCAGGACGACCTCTACCTGATCGCCGGAGAGGGGTGGCAGGAGGCGGCAAGGCCACGCGGCGTGATCGAGAACAAGGCGCGCAAGATCAAGGAGGACCCTGATCTGACCGTTGGCACCGGAAAGAATGCCAAGAAGTACAAGCTCGATCTCATCCCTCCACAGCTTGTCGTTGAACGGTTCTTCCCAGATCGTCAAGCCTCGCTCGAGGAACTTCGCGCGGGCCATGAGGTTGCTACACGAGAGCTTGAGGAGTTCCTCGACGAACACGAGGGCGACGAGGACCTGTTGAGCGAGGTGAAGGGCGACCAGG
It encodes:
- a CDS encoding type I restriction-modification system subunit M yields the protein MALKKSQLYSSLWQSCDELRGGMDASQYKDYVLTLLFMKYVSDKKDSLIEVPEGGSFQDMVALKGDKDIGEKINVIISRLAEANDLKGVIDQADFNDETKLGSGKDMQDRLSKLVAIFEQLELGANRADGDDLLGDAYEYLMRHFATESGKSKGQFYTPAEVSRVIAQVVGIGPDTSQDETLYDPTCGSGSLLLRAAYEAPRGITIYGQENDNATWALAKMNMILHDYPDAELWRDNTLSRPYFRNPGGGLKTFDYAVANPPFSAKSWTNGLDPEHDEFGRFEFGVPPAKNGDYAFLLHLIKSLKSTGKGAIILPHGVLFRGHKEADIRRGLLRRGLIKGVIGLPPNLFYGTGIPACILVIDKEHAASRDTVFMVDASTGYMKDGNKNRLRSRDIHKIVDVFNNGHELPGFSRHVPLAEIASEANDYNLNIPRYIDSGEAEDRHDLDAHLNGGIPERDVDELDPYWRVLPGVRAALFADGDRPGYVEARVANSEVKTTVQEHPDFRAFADSVTEVIGAWQAAHRSSLMALEAGAQPRTVIRELAEDLLTRFADVPLLDRYAVYQRLLDYWADVMQDDLYLIAGEGWQEAARPRGVIENKARKIKEDPDLTVGTGKNAKKYKLDLIPPQLVVERFFPDRQASLEELRAGHEVATRELEEFLDEHEGDEDLLSEVKGDQGKVTKDAIKKRVKALKVEPDSDEEIAALKQCQKLMDAEASAKKAVKDAEAALNRDVLACYRELTLAEIKTLTVDDKWLTDIRAAINGEVDHIANQLAGRVRELEERYADPLPKIEREVAGLAERVAGHLRKMGVQVDG